From Campylobacter concisus, a single genomic window includes:
- a CDS encoding SIR2 family NAD-dependent protein deacylase, which yields MQEKINKIKKIISEADAVIITAGAGMGVDSGLPDFRGNLGFWKAYPLLRDKNLSFEDMANPQWFFDDPKLAWAFYGHRLNLYKNTEPHEGFGLLLDLVKSKNENYFVYTSNVDGHFAKAGFSEEKIYECHGSIHYSQCIHNDDGMIWSMCESSVEVDEAKFIVTKMPVCPECGCVSRPNIMMFYDHEFNSKRTLAQHKRYEEWLEQNKDSRFVIIELGAGLAVPTIRNFGEKFVKRSKKATLIRINPRDNYISEYIGISLKCSALDGLRQILC from the coding sequence ATGCAAGAAAAGATAAATAAGATCAAAAAGATTATCTCGGAGGCTGATGCAGTCATCATCACAGCAGGTGCTGGCATGGGTGTAGATAGTGGATTGCCTGATTTTAGAGGAAATCTAGGTTTTTGGAAAGCCTATCCACTTTTAAGGGATAAAAATTTAAGCTTTGAAGATATGGCAAATCCGCAGTGGTTTTTTGACGATCCAAAGCTAGCTTGGGCATTTTATGGCCACAGGCTAAATTTATATAAAAACACAGAGCCTCATGAGGGCTTTGGACTGCTTTTAGATCTTGTAAAAAGTAAAAACGAAAACTACTTCGTCTATACCTCAAACGTCGATGGGCACTTTGCTAAGGCTGGTTTTAGCGAGGAGAAAATTTATGAGTGCCACGGCTCTATTCACTACTCTCAGTGCATCCACAACGACGATGGGATGATATGGAGCATGTGTGAGAGTAGCGTAGAGGTCGATGAGGCTAAATTTATAGTTACAAAGATGCCAGTTTGCCCTGAGTGTGGCTGCGTGAGCCGCCCAAATATCATGATGTTTTACGATCATGAGTTTAACTCAAAAAGAACCTTGGCACAGCACAAAAGATATGAAGAGTGGCTGGAGCAAAACAAAGATAGCCGCTTTGTCATCATAGAGCTGGGCGCTGGGCTTGCGGTGCCAACAATTAGAAATTTTGGCGAGAAATTCGTTAAACGATCAAAAAAAGCAACTCTTATCCGCATAAATCCAAGAGATAACTACATCTCAGAGTATATCGGCATAAGTCTAAAATGTAGCGCACTAGATGGCCTTAGGCAGATATTATGCTAG
- a CDS encoding McrB family protein: MNTWICSLKDDLEIKDIKNYETVLTDDIIFGYVQTIESGEFFIIKKLIKKENGQLENIDIEPIKIDLPYSIMYRCKSGKFLYKLQEKEIDFLLDESSHEKDSNDEIEIDENSREKGGENIIYYGVPGSGKSHTIETEHPKHDYIFEKLVFHPDYSYSDFVGQIMPALKDDGAVSYDFKPGPFTKILEKAYKNPTQKYLLVIDEINRGNAPAIFGEIFQLLDRDKDGNSVYVVNNENIAKIVYGKNNTDKPIKIPSNLWIIATMNTSDQNVFTLDTAFQRRFTMRLIENSFKNAAKEFKELPILDTTITWEKFCTTINSVITESGDNTSSMEDKRLGVYFLTENELKNKELFAYKVLKYLWDDVFKFDKGAFNSNFKTLEAIIVHFINDENSGDLQFDIFNDEIREELAKNTK; the protein is encoded by the coding sequence ATGAATACTTGGATTTGCTCATTAAAAGATGACTTAGAAATTAAAGATATAAAAAACTACGAAACCGTTTTGACAGATGATATTATTTTTGGCTATGTACAAACTATCGAAAGCGGAGAGTTTTTTATTATAAAAAAACTTATAAAGAAAGAAAATGGACAATTAGAAAATATTGACATAGAACCGATAAAAATAGATTTGCCATACAGTATTATGTATCGTTGCAAAAGCGGTAAATTTTTATACAAACTACAAGAAAAAGAGATTGATTTTTTACTAGATGAAAGTAGTCACGAAAAAGACAGCAATGATGAAATAGAAATTGATGAAAATTCAAGAGAAAAAGGCGGAGAAAATATAATTTACTATGGTGTGCCAGGTAGTGGTAAAAGTCATACAATAGAAACCGAGCATCCAAAGCATGATTATATTTTTGAAAAATTAGTTTTCCACCCTGACTACTCATATAGTGATTTTGTTGGACAGATAATGCCTGCTTTAAAAGATGATGGTGCTGTAAGTTATGATTTTAAACCCGGACCTTTTACTAAAATTTTAGAAAAAGCTTATAAAAATCCAACCCAGAAGTATCTTTTAGTCATTGATGAAATAAATCGAGGTAACGCACCTGCGATATTTGGCGAAATTTTTCAGTTGCTTGATAGAGACAAGGACGGCAACAGTGTTTATGTTGTCAATAATGAAAATATTGCAAAAATAGTTTATGGTAAAAACAATACAGATAAACCTATAAAAATTCCTTCAAATTTATGGATAATCGCCACAATGAATACAAGTGACCAAAATGTCTTTACGCTTGACACCGCATTTCAGCGTAGATTTACTATGAGACTGATTGAAAATTCTTTTAAAAATGCAGCAAAAGAATTTAAAGAGTTGCCTATCCTAGACACAACCATAACTTGGGAAAAATTTTGCACCACTATAAATAGTGTAATTACTGAAAGTGGCGATAATACAAGCTCAATGGAAGATAAGAGGCTAGGTGTGTATTTCCTAACTGAAAATGAGCTAAAAAATAAAGAACTATTTGCATACAAGGTTTTAAAATACCTTTGGGATGATGTTTTTAAATTTGACAAGGGTGCATTCAATAGCAATTTTAAAACGCTAGAAGCTATTATTGTTCATTTTATAAATGATGAAAATAGCGGGGATTTACAATTTGATATTTTTAATGACGAAATTAGAGAAGAACTAGCTAAAAATACGAAATAA
- a CDS encoding DUF262 domain-containing protein, which translates to MFQRLYVWNRAQWKQLFNDLLNGFKEQRLHFLGSIILKQLPSSMVEGSRRSLIDGQQRLKTFSILVKSIYDLLDEDRLVDYVGFLYAEPTKYKNPKIKHSHINRSSFEAIINAKDYSEVCESKDDGKLLACYKYFSERLKNSNLESSDIVRFLDYILEMKLWVVINLDENEDEQKYLTL; encoded by the coding sequence TTGTTTCAGCGTCTGTATGTTTGGAATAGGGCTCAATGGAAACAGCTTTTTAATGATCTTCTTAATGGCTTTAAGGAGCAAAGATTGCATTTTCTTGGTTCAATTATATTAAAACAATTACCGAGCTCAATGGTAGAAGGAAGTCGTAGAAGCCTAATAGATGGACAACAAAGATTAAAGACTTTTTCTATTTTAGTTAAGTCTATTTATGATTTATTGGATGAAGATAGACTTGTTGATTATGTAGGTTTTTTGTACGCAGAGCCCACAAAATATAAAAATCCAAAAATAAAACATTCTCATATAAATAGATCTTCTTTTGAGGCCATTATAAATGCTAAAGATTATTCTGAAGTATGTGAGTCAAAAGATGATGGTAAATTACTTGCTTGCTATAAATATTTTTCTGAAAGATTAAAAAATAGTAATTTAGAAAGCAGCGATATTGTTCGTTTCTTGGACTATATATTAGAGATGAAGTTATGGGTCGTTATAAATTTAGATGAAAATGAAGACGAACAAAAATATTTGACTCTATAA
- a CDS encoding LlaJI family restriction endonuclease, translated as MTNLKEHCFLNNAINDDFVGIRSKNNKLQICFPLGFDLDDENIRADIRKLLSVLLKFNKSHTKIHFTDTNNDQIEQTFPIIAYKNVIEYFLAHSYYIEREAIYQTATKGKINFARTIKKNCPLVQKNGSFVYTEFQTKKNQTNENELITAINRYCVYEAFHKFGFVYNSFMPPKFNLPTSKNHCLYILQNKLNNTFDDKKRLLFSSMKDMLLQNDNELKENEFKFGTTKFYAIWEKMIDSAFGIADKNIYFPKTQWELRYTKDKDNSSLQPDTIMIYDDKIYILDAKYYKYGVNLKGLPQSSDITKQVAYGEYTAYIIKSKNSYDTSNIYNAFLMPYNKNNNKFSTAINGKFKNIGKAIMEWKNGTNYLIVQGILVDTRFLIFNYDKMNNENKKLLVEAIQNTI; from the coding sequence ATAACTAATTTAAAAGAGCATTGCTTTTTGAATAATGCCATAAACGATGACTTTGTTGGCATTAGAAGCAAAAATAATAAGTTGCAAATTTGCTTTCCACTAGGTTTTGATTTAGATGATGAAAATATAAGAGCTGACATTAGAAAGCTCTTATCCGTGCTTTTAAAATTTAATAAATCCCATACCAAAATACACTTTACTGATACTAATAACGATCAAATAGAACAAACCTTTCCAATCATCGCTTATAAAAATGTCATAGAGTATTTTTTGGCCCACAGCTACTACATAGAACGAGAAGCCATTTATCAAACCGCCACAAAAGGTAAGATAAATTTTGCTAGAACAATTAAGAAAAATTGCCCTTTGGTTCAAAAAAATGGTTCTTTCGTTTATACAGAGTTTCAAACCAAGAAAAATCAAACAAATGAAAACGAACTAATTACAGCCATAAATAGATATTGTGTTTATGAAGCTTTTCATAAATTTGGCTTTGTTTATAACTCATTTATGCCACCAAAATTTAATCTACCAACAAGCAAAAATCACTGCCTTTATATTTTACAAAACAAACTAAACAACACTTTTGATGATAAAAAGCGACTGCTTTTTAGCTCTATGAAAGATATGCTTTTACAAAACGACAATGAACTAAAAGAAAATGAGTTTAAATTTGGTACTACCAAATTTTATGCGATTTGGGAAAAAATGATAGATAGCGCATTTGGAATTGCTGATAAGAATATATACTTTCCAAAAACGCAGTGGGAACTAAGATATACAAAAGATAAAGATAATAGCTCATTACAGCCAGATACCATTATGATTTATGACGATAAAATTTATATTTTAGATGCAAAATACTATAAATATGGTGTTAATTTAAAAGGGCTACCACAAAGCAGTGATATAACAAAGCAAGTAGCTTATGGTGAATATACAGCCTATATTATAAAGAGCAAAAACAGTTATGATACAAGCAATATTTACAATGCTTTTTTGATGCCTTACAATAAAAATAATAACAAATTTAGCACCGCAATAAATGGTAAATTTAAGAATATCGGCAAAGCTATAATGGAATGGAAAAATGGCACAAATTATTTAATAGTGCAAGGAATTTTAGTAGATACTAGATTTTTGATTTTTAACTATGACAAGATGAACAACGAGAATAAAAAATTGCTAGTTGAGGCTATACAAAATACAATTTAG
- a CDS encoding DNA cytosine methyltransferase: MFFKNASNIKTPLEKKYFLENIDLINRIIEKTKELYNLKTIELNSNKLHNELKHIGIIKSEQEIDILKEILKKDYDRLILNLSIYANNKKLFITTVNKFSNEYRKSIQAKKTSKSPTIIDLFCGAGGFSYGFSKMGYNILLANDIDKDALRTYSFNHPEINSSRIINDDVKLISQNIHKYVNLQVDMIIGGPPCQSFSSANQQRVIDDPRNVLYKYFVKFVNDLKPKFIIMENVRGMLKVANQVVEDFDKIGYTAKYRLYDATNFSVPQKRIRLIYIGINKEYSKKHNLDVDKIMSDIENETKKNKKFILKDALDNIENLVCPSKQNQTESDDESGSKISINKYKNNEYLNLINNNNIYSLTYNHKARFQNETNLKIYSLLKQGEDSTTETIKDIMPYSHRNHIFKDKYFKLVENEPSRTITAHLKMDCHSHIHPTQIRAITPREAARIQSFPDNYLFFGPYLKTYMQIGNAVPPLMSKVFAKVFKKYL; encoded by the coding sequence ATGTTTTTTAAAAATGCATCAAATATAAAGACACCTCTTGAAAAAAAGTATTTTTTGGAAAATATTGATTTAATTAATCGTATAATAGAAAAAACCAAAGAATTATATAATTTAAAAACTATAGAATTAAATAGCAATAAGTTACACAATGAATTAAAGCATATAGGAATTATAAAAAGCGAACAAGAAATTGACATCTTAAAAGAAATTTTAAAAAAAGACTATGATAGATTGATTCTAAATTTATCAATTTATGCAAACAATAAAAAGCTCTTCATAACTACTGTTAATAAATTTTCAAATGAATATAGAAAATCTATACAAGCGAAAAAAACAAGCAAATCGCCTACAATTATTGATTTGTTTTGCGGTGCAGGTGGTTTTAGTTATGGTTTTAGTAAAATGGGCTACAATATATTGTTAGCAAACGATATTGATAAAGATGCTTTAAGAACTTATAGTTTTAATCACCCTGAAATAAATTCATCTCGTATAATTAACGATGATGTAAAATTAATATCTCAAAATATACATAAATATGTAAATTTACAAGTTGATATGATTATAGGTGGTCCGCCTTGCCAATCTTTTAGCAGTGCTAATCAGCAACGAGTTATAGATGACCCTAGAAATGTTTTGTATAAATATTTTGTAAAATTTGTAAATGATTTAAAGCCTAAATTTATAATAATGGAAAATGTAAGAGGTATGCTAAAAGTAGCAAATCAAGTAGTAGAGGATTTTGATAAAATAGGCTACACAGCTAAATATAGGTTATATGATGCGACTAATTTTTCCGTTCCACAAAAAAGAATTAGGCTAATTTATATTGGTATAAATAAGGAATATTCAAAAAAACATAATTTAGATGTAGATAAAATTATGAGCGATATTGAAAATGAAACAAAAAAAAATAAAAAATTTATTCTAAAAGATGCACTAGATAATATTGAAAATTTAGTTTGCCCAAGCAAACAAAACCAAACGGAAAGCGATGACGAATCGGGTTCAAAAATTTCTATAAATAAATATAAAAATAATGAGTATTTGAATTTGATAAATAATAATAATATCTATTCGCTTACATACAACCATAAGGCACGATTTCAAAATGAGACAAACTTAAAGATATATTCATTATTAAAGCAGGGGGAGGATTCCACAACCGAAACAATAAAAGATATTATGCCTTATTCCCATAGAAATCACATATTTAAGGATAAATATTTTAAGCTAGTAGAAAATGAACCTAGCAGAACGATTACAGCACATTTAAAAATGGACTGTCACTCGCATATTCACCCAACTCAAATTAGAGCCATTACCCCAAGAGAGGCCGCAAGAATTCAAAGTTTTCCTGATAACTATCTATTTTTTGGACCTTACCTAAAAACCTATATGCAAATAGGTAATGCTGTTCCGCCACTAATGTCAAAAGTATTTGCAAAGGTATTTAAAAAATATTTATAG
- a CDS encoding metallophosphoesterase family protein translates to MNNLKLFHASDLHFNTSYFDYILAHQDEFDIFCFSGDFLNKDNTQEKEQTTLWLKSFKKLVFVCSGNHDAPASWLNSINDIYPDGTIKTINGVKFGCVPYLCDDLLEFAECDILLTYVPPAKTSTSISKNDKDHGDIELARLIKNNLLKAKIILCGHIHEPKSHIEILNGVKIYNSASSGAKEPFYQVIEL, encoded by the coding sequence ATGAATAATCTAAAACTTTTTCACGCTAGCGATCTGCACTTTAATACTAGCTATTTTGACTATATTTTGGCACATCAAGATGAATTTGATATTTTTTGTTTTAGTGGAGATTTTCTAAACAAAGATAATACGCAAGAAAAAGAACAAACTACCTTGTGGCTAAAAAGCTTTAAAAAATTAGTGTTTGTTTGCTCTGGCAACCACGATGCACCAGCATCTTGGCTAAATTCTATAAATGACATATACCCTGATGGCACCATAAAAACTATCAATGGTGTTAAATTTGGCTGCGTGCCTTACTTATGTGATGATCTGCTTGAATTTGCGGAGTGTGATATCTTACTGACCTACGTTCCCCCAGCAAAGACAAGTACGAGCATCAGTAAAAATGATAAGGATCACGGAGATATAGAGCTTGCAAGGCTTATTAAAAATAATCTTTTAAAAGCAAAGATCATCCTTTGTGGGCATATCCATGAGCCAAAATCTCACATAGAAATTTTAAACGGAGTTAAAATTTACAACTCAGCAAGTAGCGGTGCAAAAGAGCCATTTTATCAAGTGATAGAGCTATAA
- a CDS encoding DUF2130 domain-containing protein has protein sequence MMASQTTIKCPNCGCEIDINDALYHQLEGKYKVEYLAQKKQLEAELEAKRKEQEAYFESLRTKEQQLQDQKEKFEEEIKKATQLQLKMERARLQEELRKEILDEQNESVALLQKQLEEKSNQVKELNITKAQILQLQREKEEMESAITAKAELALNEKLKEEKEKIQKAADEQNELKFRQKEEQLKQLQEQLQIAQRKAEQGSMQLQGEVQELAIEEWLREKFPFDTIDEIKKGARGADCVQIVHTRESQNCGTIYYESKRTKEFQRSWIEKFKADMREKGADIGVIVTDAMPSDMQRMGLYEGVWICTFEEFKGLSAVLREQLIRIHHVLIAQENKSDKMSLLYHFLTSNEFKMQIEAIAEAFSTMQSDLDSEKRAMQKIWKQREKQIEKVLDNTISMYGSIKGIAGNAVANIKALELPYSGDTQE, from the coding sequence ATTATGGCAAGCCAAACAACGATAAAGTGTCCAAACTGTGGGTGTGAAATAGATATAAATGACGCCTTATATCATCAGTTAGAAGGTAAATATAAAGTTGAATACCTAGCCCAAAAGAAGCAGCTTGAAGCTGAACTTGAGGCTAAAAGAAAGGAGCAGGAGGCTTATTTTGAGAGTTTAAGAACAAAAGAGCAGCAACTGCAAGATCAAAAAGAGAAATTTGAGGAAGAAATCAAAAAAGCTACGCAGTTGCAGCTAAAAATGGAAAGAGCAAGACTTCAAGAGGAGCTGCGAAAAGAGATACTTGACGAGCAAAATGAGTCGGTGGCACTCTTGCAAAAACAGCTTGAAGAGAAGTCAAATCAAGTAAAGGAGCTAAATATTACAAAGGCTCAAATTTTGCAGCTTCAAAGGGAAAAAGAGGAGATGGAGTCTGCCATAACCGCAAAGGCTGAGCTGGCATTAAATGAAAAGCTAAAAGAAGAAAAAGAGAAGATACAAAAGGCTGCAGATGAGCAAAATGAGCTTAAATTTAGACAAAAAGAGGAACAACTAAAACAGCTTCAAGAGCAACTTCAAATAGCCCAAAGAAAGGCCGAGCAAGGCAGCATGCAGCTTCAAGGTGAGGTGCAGGAGCTCGCGATAGAAGAGTGGCTGAGGGAGAAATTTCCATTTGATACTATTGATGAGATCAAAAAAGGTGCAAGAGGTGCTGACTGCGTGCAGATCGTGCATACAAGGGAGTCTCAAAACTGTGGAACGATATATTATGAAAGCAAGAGAACAAAAGAATTCCAAAGGTCTTGGATAGAGAAATTTAAGGCTGACATGAGAGAAAAAGGCGCTGATATCGGTGTCATAGTTACTGATGCTATGCCAAGTGATATGCAAAGGATGGGGCTATATGAAGGTGTTTGGATCTGTACGTTTGAGGAATTTAAAGGCTTAAGCGCTGTTTTAAGAGAGCAACTCATAAGGATACACCACGTCTTGATCGCGCAAGAGAACAAAAGCGACAAGATGAGCTTGCTCTATCACTTTTTAACCAGCAATGAATTTAAAATGCAAATAGAAGCGATAGCAGAGGCATTTTCGACCATGCAAAGTGACCTAGATAGCGAAAAGCGCGCGATGCAAAAGATATGGAAGCAAAGAGAGAAGCAAATCGAAAAGGTACTAGATAACACCATAAGTATGTATGGCTCTATAAAGGGTATCGCTGGAAATGCGGTAGCAAACATAAAAGCCCTTGAGCTACCATATAGTGGTGATACGCAGGAGTGA
- a CDS encoding helix-turn-helix transcriptional regulator codes for MKPIITKQENSKFERINLIALKLRERPHTIKELTAMLGVTSKTIQRDLYDTLREYGAVKKGHYWSLNDEDASDGLDGDDRVVLNILDNVAKNMGSNFYSKAHVLLEQISQQLNHPILTNINNEKLSEEDLVNFQALEDAIREKAEITCTYNGFEFLVKPLKLALFEGFWYLLLLDSKKGNKFKKFHLKSIKDIKHSGDKFELSSELDERIKAMNSAWANLEAPKTARLLLAPEVAKYFERKPHAKQRITGQDSDGSVEIEIEFTHIMEIKPLIYYYLPFIKVLEPKELANKIRDEVGSYFKEIDI; via the coding sequence ATGAAACCCATCATAACAAAACAAGAAAACAGCAAATTTGAACGCATAAATTTAATAGCCTTAAAGCTAAGAGAGAGGCCGCACACGATAAAAGAGCTAACAGCCATGCTTGGAGTGACCTCAAAGACTATCCAGCGCGACCTTTATGACACATTAAGAGAGTATGGCGCCGTCAAAAAGGGGCACTACTGGAGCCTAAATGACGAGGACGCTAGCGACGGACTAGACGGCGATGATAGAGTGGTGCTAAATATCCTTGATAACGTGGCAAAAAACATGGGATCAAATTTTTACAGCAAGGCCCACGTGCTTTTAGAGCAAATTTCTCAGCAGTTAAACCACCCGATACTTACAAACATAAACAACGAAAAGCTAAGCGAGGAGGATCTTGTAAATTTTCAAGCGCTTGAGGATGCTATAAGAGAAAAAGCGGAGATAACATGCACGTATAACGGCTTTGAGTTTCTTGTAAAACCTCTAAAGCTGGCACTTTTTGAGGGATTTTGGTATCTTCTCTTGCTTGATAGCAAAAAGGGTAATAAATTTAAAAAATTTCACCTAAAAAGCATAAAAGATATAAAGCATAGCGGGGATAAATTTGAACTAAGTAGTGAGCTAGATGAGCGTATAAAAGCGATGAACTCGGCATGGGCAAATTTAGAAGCACCAAAAACGGCAAGGCTACTGCTAGCGCCAGAAGTGGCAAAATACTTCGAGCGAAAGCCGCACGCAAAGCAACGCATAACCGGTCAAGATAGCGACGGCTCAGTCGAGATAGAGATAGAATTTACGCACATAATGGAGATAAAACCGCTCATATACTACTACCTGCCATTTATCAAGGTGCTTGAGCCAAAAGAGCTAGCTAATAAAATAAGAGATGAAGTAGGAAGTTATTTTAAGGAAATAGATATTTAA
- a CDS encoding DNA cytosine methyltransferase → MKKHTFIDLFAGAGGMAEGFYQEGYMALTHIELDKYACLTLQERMRHYGYHENEINKIKPTDITDKNIISIIESNIGKTSDIDVIIGGPPCQSFSSHGKARDPFSMKKDPRNYLYENYLNILNYFKPKFFVFENVSGILSTKIKGKSIIKDIFDGMKKNYNIIENKDMILLNAVDFGVPQDRKRIIIIGTRKDLSINPKSIYDELKNITKKLKKTTVRDAISDLPKLKPSEGMQTVNFNPTNKSSYLKLIRQNNYNLLHGHIARNHNELDRKRYRLMAKNKWDLSDLYKNEPSLIHIKKRLFNNSYCVQNYDAPSKTIIAHLYKDGNQFIHPDYTQERSITPREAARLQSFPDDFVFPCSITQQYKQIGNAVPPLMSKYIAMVLKKYL, encoded by the coding sequence ATGAAAAAACACACATTTATAGATTTGTTTGCTGGCGCTGGTGGTATGGCAGAGGGTTTTTACCAGGAAGGATATATGGCCCTTACTCATATAGAGCTTGATAAATATGCTTGTTTAACACTACAAGAAAGAATGAGGCATTATGGGTATCACGAAAATGAGATTAATAAAATAAAGCCAACTGATATAACAGATAAAAATATTATAAGCATTATAGAGAGCAATATTGGCAAAACAAGTGATATAGATGTTATTATAGGAGGGCCACCTTGTCAATCTTTTTCATCACACGGTAAGGCAAGAGATCCATTTAGCATGAAGAAAGATCCAAGGAACTATTTATATGAAAATTACCTAAATATACTAAATTACTTTAAACCAAAATTCTTTGTGTTTGAGAATGTTAGTGGCATATTATCTACGAAAATAAAAGGCAAATCTATAATTAAAGATATATTTGATGGCATGAAAAAAAACTACAATATTATTGAAAACAAAGATATGATTTTATTGAATGCTGTTGATTTTGGGGTTCCGCAAGACAGAAAAAGAATTATTATTATAGGCACAAGAAAAGATTTAAGTATAAATCCTAAAAGTATTTATGATGAGCTTAAAAATATTACAAAAAAACTTAAAAAAACGACAGTAAGAGATGCTATATCTGATTTGCCAAAATTAAAGCCATCTGAGGGAATGCAAACAGTTAATTTTAATCCAACCAATAAATCAAGTTATTTAAAGTTAATTAGGCAAAATAATTATAATCTCTTGCATGGACATATTGCTAGAAATCATAATGAACTAGATAGAAAAAGATACCGCCTTATGGCAAAAAACAAATGGGATTTATCAGATTTATATAAGAATGAGCCTAGCTTAATACATATAAAAAAAAGGTTATTTAATAATAGCTATTGTGTTCAAAATTATGATGCCCCATCAAAAACAATTATTGCTCATTTGTATAAAGATGGTAATCAATTCATCCACCCAGATTATACACAAGAGAGAAGCATTACTCCAAGAGAAGCAGCAAGATTGCAAAGTTTTCCTGATGATTTTGTTTTTCCGTGTTCAATAACACAACAATATAAACAAATAGGTAATGCTGTTCCGCCACTAATGTCAAAATATATAGCTATGGTTTTAAAAAAATATTTATGA